A genomic segment from Nematostella vectensis chromosome 6, jaNemVect1.1, whole genome shotgun sequence encodes:
- the LOC5515125 gene encoding histamine H2 receptor: protein MPAMGANTCGGVYAPIYLSIFTTTVSFLLTLITIPGNFIVCYAIVRDPFNELRTPFNYFLLSLATTDLIVGVLMDTVSTVFHLTEVLKVDVVDIRILHILYFILTTASILSLAALTFDRYMAVVFPVKYKLDLTGRRAIIATILIWIIALGASFVYFKLGFIFYSFIFANAAVIFTFCVLVFVYASIFKKLRAQIAQWKARKPTGAAERKEGKMKLRTMTRENKVIQALVSVLVAYAMCFTPACVMIYMLNLCHSCDCELIHWLRDLQFVIVLLNSGINPYLYAFRMPQFKKVIVRLLPCSRLNREVDIETSVSQRGNNKEHAQ from the coding sequence ATGCCTGCGATGGGGGCTAATACGTGTGGTGGTGTTTACGCCCCAATATATCTATCCATCTTCACCACGACCGTCTCGTTTCTACTAACGCTTATCACGATCCCGGGTAACTTCATCGTTTGCTACGCTATCGTACGGGACCCTTTCAACGAGCTACGTACGCCCTTTAACTACTTTTTGCTCAGTCTTGCCACAACTGACTTGATCGTAGGGGTTCTTATGGACACGGTCTCAACAGTCTTTCATCTCACTGAGGTGCTTAAAGTGGATGTGGTGGATATTAGAATCCTTCACATTCTGTACTTCATCCTAACAACCGCTTCAATTCTCAGTCTAGCTGCCCTCACATTTGACCGCTACATGGCCGTTGTTTTTCCGGTCAAATACAAACTAGATTTGACAGGAAGACGGGCAATCATCGCGACTATACTTATCTGGATAATCGCACTCGGCGCATCCTTCGTCTATTTCAAACTCGGCTTCATATTTTATTCGTTTATTTTTGCAAACGCGGCGGTCATCTTCACATTCTGCgtacttgtgtttgtttacgCGAGTATCTTCAAGAAGCTGCGTGCGCAGATCGCTCAGTGGAAGGCGCGTAAGCCGACTGGAGCAGCTGAGAGAAAAGAAGGTAAAATGAAACTGCGTACGATGACGCGCGAGAATAAGGTGATCCAAGCGCTCGTGAGCGTGCTGGTCGCTTACGCCATGTGCTTTACCCCGGCGTGTGTCATGATCTATATGCTTAATCTGTGCCACTCGTGTGACTGCGAGCTGATCCACTGGCTGAGAGATCTTCAGTTCGTCATCGTTCTCTTGAACTCTGGGATCAACCCGTACTTGTACGCATTCCGTATGCCGCAGTTCAAGAAGGTGATTGTCCGCCTCCTGCCATGCTCACGTTTAAACAGGGAAGTCGACATTGAGACTTCGGTATCGCAGCGGGGAAACAATAAAGAACATGCGCAGTAA